The sequence CCTGCACCTCACCCGTAAGCCGGGCCACATCGTTCCACGCCTGGTTGCGCTCGCGGATCAGGTCGTCCTTCCAGGCCCGCAGGTCGCGGATGGGAATCGCCTCGAGGCTCTCGTCCAGCCAGTTCGCCTCCGACCGACGCAGCAGCACGTTGGACTGCACCATCACCTCGTCGGCATGCCGCAGGTAGAACTCCCGGTGGTTCGCCACCAGCCGTGCGAACAGGGCCCCGTGCTTCTTGCCGGACTCGACGATCATCGTCACCGGGCTGTGCCGGCGCCACACGAACAGCGGCTCGCGCACGCGGACCCCGCGCCAGCCGCGGGACGCAAACCGCAGCCACAGGTCCCAATCCTCGTACCCATCGCGCATTGATTCATCGAACCCGCGAACCTCGTCGAAGCACGCGCGCCGGACCAGCGTCGTCACCGGGTGCAGGTTGGTCACCATCAGCAGCACCGGGTCCCAGCCCGGCACCCGCCAGATGCCCGTGCCCAGTTCGACCAGCCGCTCCTGGCAGTACGCGTGCGATACCGGAGCGCCCCCCGGCTCGGCATCGGCCTCCGTCATGGCGCGCCGAAGACGAGCGACGAACGTCGGCTCTACCCAGTCGTCCGCATCCAGGAACACGAGGAACTCGGCCTCCCGCGCCAGCGGGTGCGCCGCCCCCGCGTTGCGCGCGGCGGGAAGACCGGCATTCGCCT comes from Phycisphaeraceae bacterium and encodes:
- a CDS encoding glycosyltransferase family 2 protein, whose product is MPHPPETAAPAVADPSKGGVCVVIPCFNHGRFVADAVISCLAQIQEESQGGEGGTGGCPLADMRVVIVDDGSNDGSTPALCDRCIDLPGARGRLEVVHQANAGLPAARNAGAAHPLAREAEFLVFLDADDWVEPTFVARLRRAMTEADAEPGGAPVSHAYCQERLVELGTGIWRVPGWDPVLLMVTNLHPVTTLVRRACFDEVRGFDESMRDGYEDWDLWLRFASRGWRGVRVREPLFVWRRHSPVTMIVESGKKHGALFARLVANHREFYLRHADEVMVQSNVLLRRSEANWLDESLEAIPIRDLRAWKDDLIRERNQAWNDVARLTGEVQAAAAQVEALRVHYEAKPAVRFSRSVYGVMDRLPRVVSAPFRALLHAAKRLVP